From the Halalkalicoccus sp. CGA53 genome, one window contains:
- the kynU gene encoding kynureninase, with amino-acid sequence MTDPIEARAEALDANVSLSDARDRFHLPDALYMDGNSLGPLSDAAEASLSRAISEWCDLGIRGWTDGDPPWFEYGERLGDLTAPLVGASEGEVVVANSTTANVHALFATFYDPDRPTVLVNALDFPTDHYAIRSVMRLRGIDPDDHLALVESRDGRAIDEADIEAGIERHDDLGVVFMPSVLYRSGQLLDVERITLAAHDAGALCGVDLAHSIGVVPHDLSAHGVDFAVWCSYKYLNGGPGAIAGLYANERHLPTKPGLAGWWGHEKESQFDMNLTHTPAPDAGAFQIGTVPVLSAAPLFGALSILEDAGIEAIRERSLSLTGFLIDLADEIEGFAVGTPRDPDRRGGHVALEHGEAYRISQALRSRGVIVDYRPPDVIRVCPAPLTTSHVNVARVASELQEIVRTEEYERFDPVSDGVT; translated from the coding sequence ATGACCGACCCTATCGAAGCCCGGGCGGAAGCGCTCGACGCGAACGTGTCGCTCTCCGATGCCCGCGACCGGTTTCACCTCCCCGATGCGCTCTACATGGACGGCAACTCGCTCGGGCCCCTCTCGGACGCCGCGGAGGCGTCGCTCTCTCGAGCCATCTCCGAGTGGTGCGACCTCGGGATCCGCGGCTGGACCGACGGCGACCCACCCTGGTTCGAGTACGGCGAACGCCTCGGCGACCTGACCGCGCCGCTGGTCGGCGCGAGCGAGGGTGAGGTCGTCGTCGCGAACTCCACGACCGCGAACGTCCACGCACTGTTCGCGACGTTCTACGACCCCGACCGGCCGACGGTGCTCGTCAACGCCCTCGACTTCCCGACCGATCACTACGCGATCCGATCGGTGATGCGCCTCAGAGGAATCGATCCGGACGACCACCTCGCGCTCGTCGAGAGCCGTGACGGCCGAGCGATCGACGAGGCGGATATCGAGGCCGGGATCGAGAGACACGACGACCTCGGGGTCGTCTTCATGCCCTCCGTGCTCTACCGGAGCGGTCAGCTCCTCGACGTCGAACGGATCACGCTCGCCGCACACGACGCCGGCGCGCTCTGTGGGGTCGACCTCGCCCACTCGATCGGCGTCGTCCCACACGACCTCTCGGCACACGGCGTGGACTTCGCGGTCTGGTGTTCCTACAAGTACCTGAACGGCGGCCCGGGTGCGATCGCCGGGCTCTACGCGAACGAGCGTCACTTGCCGACGAAACCGGGACTCGCCGGCTGGTGGGGCCACGAGAAGGAGAGCCAGTTCGACATGAACCTCACCCACACCCCGGCACCCGACGCGGGTGCGTTTCAGATCGGGACGGTGCCGGTGCTCTCCGCGGCGCCGCTGTTCGGCGCACTCTCGATACTGGAGGACGCGGGGATCGAGGCGATCCGCGAGCGGTCGCTCTCGCTCACCGGCTTCCTGATCGACCTCGCCGACGAGATCGAGGGGTTCGCCGTCGGAACCCCCCGCGACCCCGACCGCCGCGGCGGCCACGTCGCGCTCGAACACGGGGAGGCCTACCGGATCAGCCAGGCGTTGCGCTCACGCGGTGTGATCGTCGACTACCGGCCACCGGACGTGATCCGGGTCTGTCCCGCACCGCTCACCACTTCGCACGTGAACGTCGCACGGGTGGCGAGCGAGCTGCAAGAAATCGTCAGAACCGAGGAGTACGAGCGCTTCGACCCCGTGAGCGACGGCGTCACCTGA
- a CDS encoding acyltransferase — MTKRYVSLPEAAERGVQAFVDEVDERLSGEEDTCEVVRDTLVDLYGDREAYEAWQAGEEVSTAERVRLQGYDPCNATLESEYYAEKDEEAFRRSKHLQWLWRQFDATAMADNVEFALRFRRMLADHLFEECGEGCRFFKGITFTYGHNISVGDNVVVHDGVHLDDRGYLTIGDRVSISDGVHVYSHDHDVVDQTEVTNFHTTIEDDVRLTYDSMVRAGCNVGENAIVGARAVVQGDVPAHHIAVGMPAKSVKVKPGWEDVAQPVDEPVETDRTGRRLDYELPSDLEVFDEFERDLSTSD; from the coding sequence ATGACGAAGCGATACGTCTCACTCCCGGAGGCGGCCGAGCGAGGGGTCCAGGCGTTCGTCGACGAGGTCGACGAGCGGCTCTCGGGCGAGGAGGACACCTGCGAGGTCGTCCGCGACACGCTCGTGGACCTCTACGGGGATCGAGAGGCGTACGAGGCGTGGCAGGCCGGCGAGGAGGTCTCGACAGCCGAACGCGTCCGACTGCAGGGCTACGACCCCTGCAACGCGACGCTCGAGAGCGAGTACTACGCGGAGAAGGACGAGGAGGCGTTCCGCCGATCGAAACACCTCCAGTGGCTCTGGCGGCAGTTCGACGCGACGGCGATGGCCGACAACGTCGAGTTCGCGCTCCGTTTCAGGCGGATGCTCGCCGACCACCTCTTCGAGGAGTGCGGCGAGGGCTGTCGGTTCTTCAAGGGGATCACGTTCACCTACGGCCACAACATCTCGGTGGGGGACAACGTCGTCGTCCACGACGGGGTGCACTTAGACGACCGGGGCTACCTGACGATCGGCGACCGCGTCTCTATCTCCGACGGCGTCCACGTCTACAGCCACGACCACGACGTCGTCGACCAGACCGAGGTGACGAACTTCCACACCACGATCGAGGACGACGTCAGGCTCACCTACGACTCGATGGTGCGGGCGGGCTGCAACGTGGGCGAGAACGCCATCGTCGGCGCGCGTGCGGTCGTCCAGGGCGACGTGCCCGCCCACCACATCGCGGTGGGGATGCCCGCGAAGAGCGTGAAGGTCAAACCGGGGTGGGAGGACGTCGCGCAGCCGGTCGACGAACCGGTCGAGACGGATCGTACCGGTCGGAGACTCGACTACGAACTCCCGTCCGACCTCGAGGTGTTCGACGAGTTCGAGCGCGACCTCTCCACGTCCGACTAG